In Deltaproteobacteria bacterium, the sequence CGAGTTCAGGATTCAGCACCTGGGATTCAGCTGGCTTTATGGACGCTTTAATGATGTTTCGGGAGCGTTCAGCTATGATGAATCGAAGCCGGGCAGCAGCAAATTTTCTGTAGAAATTGCAACGGACAGTGTCGATACAAACCATGCCGAGCGCGACAAACATCTCCGTGGCAAAGACTTTCTCGAAGTGAGCAAGTACCCTAAAGCCTCATTTAAAAGTAAAAGTTTTGACGGTCGAACCCTTGAGGGCGTTCTCACGCTTCATGGTGTAAGCAAGAGAATCAAAATCGATGTAAGCAAGGTTGGTGAAGGAAAGGACCCCTGGGGTGGATACCGGGTTGGATTTATCGGGAAGATTGCCTTTAAAAAGAGTGACTTT encodes:
- a CDS encoding YceI family protein, whose translation is MKRKISEKKYFIIILALFFMGAATAAWPAQYKVDPTHSFVEFRIQHLGFSWLYGRFNDVSGAFSYDESKPGSSKFSVEIATDSVDTNHAERDKHLRGKDFLEVSKYPKASFKSKSFDGRTLEGVLTLHGVSKRIKIDVSKVGEGKDPWGGYRVGFIGKIAFKKSDFGIDYNLGPAGEMIEFDLGIEGIRK